One Sphingopyxis macrogoltabida genomic region harbors:
- the thiE gene encoding thiamine phosphate synthase produces the protein MTTPNCQLYLISPLDVGGDFPSKLEAALSAGPVAAFQFRVKGIDQHEAARLAEPLQAICAAHEVAFIVNDDVALAKRLGADGVHLGQGDGDPRDARRLLGPNAQIGVTCHASRHLAMEAGDAGADYIAFGAFFPTTTKAVEHHAEPEILEWWQGLFELPCVAIGGITPDNAAILIEAGADFLAVSGAVWNDSDGPAAAVERFEKLLAG, from the coding sequence ATGACCACGCCCAACTGCCAGCTTTACCTGATCTCGCCGCTCGATGTCGGCGGCGATTTTCCTTCGAAACTGGAGGCGGCGCTGTCCGCGGGGCCGGTCGCGGCGTTCCAGTTTCGCGTCAAGGGCATCGACCAGCACGAAGCGGCGCGGCTCGCCGAACCGCTGCAGGCGATTTGCGCAGCGCACGAGGTGGCCTTCATCGTCAACGACGATGTCGCGCTGGCCAAGCGGCTCGGCGCCGACGGCGTCCATCTGGGGCAGGGCGACGGCGACCCCAGGGACGCGCGGCGGCTGCTCGGGCCGAATGCGCAGATCGGCGTCACCTGCCACGCCAGCCGCCACCTGGCCATGGAGGCGGGCGATGCGGGGGCGGACTATATTGCCTTCGGCGCTTTTTTCCCGACGACGACCAAGGCGGTCGAGCATCATGCCGAGCCGGAAATCCTCGAGTGGTGGCAGGGATTGTTCGAACTGCCGTGCGTCGCGATCGGCGGCATTACGCCGGATAATGCGGCGATATTGATCGAGGCGGGGGCCGATTTTCTCGCTGTATCGGGCGCCGTGTGGAACGACTCCGACGGACCCGCGGCCGCGGTCGAACGGTTCGAAAAGCTGCTTGCGGGATGA
- a CDS encoding phosphoglycerate kinase: MTAFKTLDDIGDVTGKKVLVRVDLNVPMIDGAVGDKTRIEAAMPTIRELSDKGAIVLLLAHFGRPKGAKNPTQSLSLVMGGVEDVLGHSVMYIPECVGEGAKAGVAVLAPGDVAVLENTRFNPGEEKNDPAFADALAEIGDLYVNDAFSAAHRAHGSTEGVARRLPAYAGRAMEAELKALDAALGNPAHPVAAVVGGAKVSSKIDVLRNLVGKVDHLIIGGGMANTFLAARGVDVGKSLCEHDLVDTANAIFDAADAAGCTIHLPYDVVVAKQFAPNPPTRTVNVHEVAADEMILDVGPAAVEALADVLKNCRTLVWNGPLGAFETPPFDTATVALAKTAAALTREGSLISVAGGGDTVAALNHAGVAGDFTFVSTAGGAFLEWMEGKPLPGVEALLQ, encoded by the coding sequence ATGACCGCGTTCAAGACCCTCGACGACATCGGCGACGTTACCGGCAAGAAAGTGCTGGTGCGCGTCGACCTGAATGTCCCGATGATCGACGGCGCGGTCGGCGACAAGACGCGGATCGAAGCAGCGATGCCGACGATCCGCGAACTGTCCGACAAGGGCGCCATCGTCCTGCTGCTCGCGCATTTCGGACGCCCGAAGGGCGCGAAAAACCCGACGCAATCGCTGAGCCTCGTCATGGGCGGGGTTGAGGACGTGCTCGGCCACTCGGTGATGTATATCCCCGAATGCGTCGGCGAGGGCGCCAAGGCTGGCGTCGCGGTGCTCGCCCCCGGCGATGTCGCGGTGCTGGAAAACACCCGCTTCAATCCCGGCGAAGAAAAGAACGATCCGGCTTTTGCCGACGCCTTGGCCGAAATCGGCGATCTTTACGTCAATGATGCCTTTTCGGCGGCGCACCGCGCACATGGCTCGACCGAGGGCGTAGCGCGGCGGCTCCCCGCCTATGCCGGGCGCGCGATGGAAGCCGAACTGAAGGCGCTCGACGCCGCGCTCGGCAACCCGGCGCATCCTGTTGCCGCGGTGGTCGGCGGCGCCAAGGTGTCGAGCAAGATCGACGTGCTGCGCAACCTTGTCGGCAAGGTCGATCATCTGATCATCGGCGGCGGCATGGCCAACACCTTCCTCGCCGCGCGCGGGGTCGATGTCGGCAAGTCGCTGTGCGAGCATGACCTGGTCGACACGGCCAATGCGATCTTCGACGCCGCCGACGCGGCGGGTTGCACGATCCACCTGCCGTACGACGTCGTGGTGGCGAAGCAATTCGCGCCGAACCCGCCGACCCGGACCGTCAATGTCCATGAGGTCGCCGCCGACGAAATGATCCTCGACGTCGGTCCGGCGGCGGTCGAAGCGCTGGCGGATGTGCTCAAAAACTGCCGCACCCTCGTCTGGAACGGTCCGCTCGGCGCGTTCGAGACCCCGCCGTTCGACACCGCCACGGTGGCGCTGGCGAAGACCGCGGCGGCGTTGACCCGCGAAGGGTCGCTGATCTCGGTTGCCGGGGGCGGCGATACGGTCGCCGCGCTCAACCATGCCGGGGTCGCGGGCGACTTCACCTTCGTCTCGACCGCGGGCGGCGCCTTCCTCGAATGGATGGAAGGCAAGCCTTTGCCGGGCGTGGAGGCGCTGCTGCAATGA
- a CDS encoding TIGR02466 family protein, with protein MTAQVVGLFDTPIVVDELPNAAAVNAALKPLILARRAEGPGVNISNIGGWQSEHDVAAWGGEPLQHLLRHIFALADAHCVDIVSPGAARHRWASDIWANVSPPQASNQMHTHPGAYWSAVYYVDDGGQPDGATGGELIIEDPRMPMILMTMPNLRLRSANGAVHEPQLKMKVRSGRIIMFPSWLNHGVMPHQGTRERISIAINLLAVPINPA; from the coding sequence ATGACGGCGCAGGTGGTCGGCCTTTTCGACACGCCCATCGTCGTCGATGAGTTGCCGAACGCCGCCGCCGTCAACGCCGCGCTCAAGCCGCTGATCCTCGCCCGCCGCGCCGAAGGGCCCGGGGTGAACATCTCCAACATCGGCGGCTGGCAGTCGGAGCATGACGTCGCTGCCTGGGGCGGCGAGCCGCTGCAGCATCTGCTCCGTCACATTTTCGCGCTCGCCGATGCGCATTGCGTCGACATCGTCTCGCCGGGGGCGGCGCGCCATCGCTGGGCCAGCGACATCTGGGCCAATGTCTCGCCGCCGCAGGCGTCGAACCAGATGCACACGCATCCGGGCGCCTATTGGTCGGCGGTCTATTATGTCGACGATGGCGGCCAGCCCGACGGCGCGACCGGCGGTGAATTGATCATCGAAGACCCGCGGATGCCGATGATCCTGATGACGATGCCCAATTTGCGGCTGCGCAGCGCGAATGGCGCGGTGCACGAGCCGCAACTGAAGATGAAGGTGCGGAGCGGACGGATCATCATGTTTCCGTCGTGGCTGAACCATGGCGTGATGCCGCATCAGGGGACGCGCGAGCGTATTTCGATCGCGATCAACCTGCTGGCGGTGCCGATAAACCCGGCTTGA
- the gap gene encoding type I glyceraldehyde-3-phosphate dehydrogenase — MPVKVAINGFGRIGRNVARAILERTDHDLELVSINDLADAKANARLFQRDSVHGPFNGTVEVDGNDLIVNGKRIQVTAERDPAKLPHAANGIDIALECTGFFTDRKGGQAHLDAGAKRVLISAPAKEVDLTVVYGVNHDKIGAEHVIVSNASCTTNCLAPMAKVLHEKIGIERGLMTTIHAYTNDQKILDQIHSDPRRARAAAMSMIPTSTGAAVAVGLVLPELKGKLDGSSIRVPTPNVSVVDLTFTPSRDTTAEEVNKLLKEAAEGELKGVLGFTDEPLVSIDFNHDAHSSTIDSLETAVIDGKLVRVLSWYDNEWGFSNRMIDTAGVIAKFL; from the coding sequence AACGATCTGGCCGACGCCAAGGCGAACGCCCGCCTGTTCCAGCGCGATTCGGTCCATGGCCCGTTCAACGGTACCGTCGAAGTCGACGGCAACGACCTGATCGTCAACGGCAAGCGCATTCAGGTAACCGCCGAGCGCGATCCCGCCAAGCTGCCCCACGCCGCCAACGGCATCGACATCGCGCTCGAATGCACGGGCTTTTTCACCGACCGCAAGGGCGGTCAGGCGCATCTCGACGCCGGCGCCAAGCGCGTGCTGATTTCGGCCCCCGCCAAGGAAGTCGACCTGACCGTCGTCTATGGCGTGAACCACGACAAGATCGGCGCCGAGCATGTGATCGTGTCGAACGCGTCGTGCACCACCAACTGCCTCGCGCCGATGGCCAAGGTGCTGCACGAAAAGATCGGTATCGAGCGCGGCCTGATGACCACGATCCACGCCTATACCAACGACCAGAAGATCCTTGACCAGATCCACTCGGACCCGCGCCGCGCCCGCGCCGCCGCGATGTCGATGATCCCGACCTCGACCGGTGCGGCGGTTGCCGTCGGCCTCGTCCTGCCCGAACTCAAGGGCAAGCTCGACGGCTCGTCGATCCGCGTCCCGACCCCCAATGTCTCGGTCGTTGACCTGACCTTCACGCCCAGCCGCGACACGACCGCCGAAGAAGTCAACAAGCTGCTGAAGGAAGCCGCCGAGGGTGAGCTGAAGGGCGTGCTCGGCTTCACCGACGAGCCGCTGGTCTCGATCGATTTCAACCATGATGCGCATAGCTCGACGATCGACAGCCTCGAAACCGCGGTGATCGACGGCAAGCTGGTCCGCGTGCTGAGCTGGTACGACAATGAATGGGGCTTCTCGAACCGCATGATCGACACGGCGGGCGTGATCGCCAAGTTCCTCTGA
- a CDS encoding fructose bisphosphate aldolase: MTTANADMLNQIKSGQGFIAALDQSGGSTPKALKGYGIDEDAFSNDEEMFGLIHAMRSRIVTSPCFNGEKVIGAILFERTMDGDAGGKPVPALLWERGVVPFLKVDKGLEAEENGVQLMKANPDLDALCERAVAKGVFGTKMRSVVNLANAAGIKAIVEQQFAEAKRIAAHGLVPIIEPEVNIKSAERDAADRLLLQETLAALEAWDGAPVMLKLSLPTEAGLFQPLVDHPKVLRVVALSGGFARPEACAELAKNPGIIASFSRALLEDLRHQMSDAEFDKSLGGAIDEIHAASVA; this comes from the coding sequence ATGACCACCGCCAATGCCGACATGCTGAACCAGATCAAATCGGGGCAGGGCTTTATCGCCGCGCTCGACCAGAGCGGTGGTTCGACGCCCAAGGCACTGAAGGGCTATGGCATCGACGAAGATGCCTTTTCGAACGATGAGGAAATGTTCGGGCTGATCCACGCGATGCGCAGCCGAATCGTCACGTCGCCCTGCTTCAACGGCGAAAAGGTGATCGGCGCGATCCTGTTCGAACGCACGATGGACGGCGATGCCGGCGGCAAGCCGGTGCCCGCGCTGCTGTGGGAGCGTGGCGTCGTGCCGTTCCTGAAAGTCGACAAGGGCCTCGAAGCCGAAGAAAATGGCGTCCAGTTGATGAAGGCCAACCCCGATCTCGACGCCCTGTGCGAGCGCGCGGTCGCCAAGGGCGTTTTCGGGACCAAGATGCGCAGCGTCGTCAATCTGGCCAATGCCGCCGGGATCAAGGCGATCGTCGAGCAGCAGTTCGCCGAGGCGAAGCGCATCGCCGCGCACGGGCTGGTGCCGATCATCGAGCCCGAAGTTAACATCAAGAGCGCCGAGCGCGACGCGGCCGACCGCCTGCTGCTTCAGGAAACGCTGGCGGCGCTCGAAGCCTGGGACGGCGCGCCGGTGATGCTCAAGCTGTCGCTGCCGACCGAGGCCGGTCTGTTCCAGCCGCTGGTCGATCATCCGAAGGTGCTGCGCGTCGTCGCGCTGTCGGGCGGTTTCGCGCGTCCCGAGGCCTGCGCCGAACTGGCGAAGAACCCCGGCATCATCGCGAGCTTCAGCCGTGCGTTGCTCGAAGACCTGCGGCACCAAATGAGCGACGCCGAATTCGACAAGTCGCTGGGCGGCGCGATCGACGAAATCCACGCGGCTTCGGTCGCCTGA
- a CDS encoding O-methyltransferase has protein sequence MKGGWQAVDDYIAGTLLGDDDGLAGALANNAAEGLPPIDVSAAQGKMLYLLAEMAGARRILEVGTLGGYSMIWLARALPDDGRLVTLELEPHHAAVARANLERAGVSAKVDIRVGAASQSLAAMVDEPPFDLVFIDADKQSNVHYVAEAIRLGRPGTTIIVDNVVREGGVLEAGSDDERIVGTRALFDMLAADKRLDATAVQTVGSKGWDGFVLARVR, from the coding sequence ATGAAGGGCGGTTGGCAGGCCGTCGACGATTATATCGCCGGGACGCTTCTCGGCGACGACGACGGGCTTGCCGGCGCTCTCGCCAACAATGCCGCCGAAGGACTGCCGCCGATCGACGTGTCGGCGGCGCAGGGCAAGATGCTGTACCTGCTCGCCGAGATGGCAGGTGCCCGGCGCATTCTCGAAGTCGGGACGCTCGGCGGCTATTCGATGATCTGGCTGGCGCGGGCGCTGCCCGACGACGGGCGGCTGGTCACGCTGGAGCTCGAACCGCATCACGCCGCGGTGGCGCGCGCCAATCTGGAGCGGGCAGGCGTATCGGCGAAGGTCGATATCCGTGTCGGCGCCGCGAGCCAAAGCCTTGCCGCGATGGTCGACGAACCGCCGTTCGACCTTGTCTTCATCGATGCCGACAAGCAGAGCAATGTCCATTATGTCGCCGAAGCGATCCGCCTCGGCCGTCCGGGTACGACGATCATCGTCGACAATGTGGTGCGCGAGGGTGGGGTGCTGGAAGCCGGGAGCGACGACGAGCGGATCGTCGGCACGCGCGCGCTGTTCGACATGCTCGCGGCCGACAAGCGGCTCGACGCGACTGCGGTGCAGACCGTGGGGTCGAAGGGGTGGGACGGGTTCGTGCTGGCGCGGGTGCGCTAA